One Microbacterium sp. zg-B96 genomic region harbors:
- a CDS encoding dynamin family protein translates to MRRVGIGEIAGVVSQARDLYADDPAAIELLDAYDRRLNEPLRLAVAGVVKAGKSTLLNALIGEQVAPTDAGECTKLVVWYRYSLTPRVTVHLADGRTERLPVRRSDGALELDLGSIDIDEVGWIDVAWPSEHLRTTVLIDTPGIASLSAATSLRTTRFLTPDHRPSDADAIIYLLRHIHASDVAFLESFRDTVAGSSHTVNAVGLLSRADEIGSGRIDSLISAARIAERYRRDGELRALTLGVIPVAGLLAEGARTLRESEFIAFRALAALTREQRERLFVSVDRFTRASADTDLSVSVRQRLLARFGLFGVRLGVALVRGGAHTSSELAERMIAQSGLIDVQRFVADQFRSRVAALKARTVLDGVTDLLREKPRAGATGVRIAIERVSLTAHDLRELALLAQLRTSVSALQPEDEAEAERIVGGAGDSASARLGLSDLATKADVREATAQRLAHWRMLEQSPLNDRTTTQTCRVVARSLEAIASEVGAAHPGGSGSDIMPSR, encoded by the coding sequence ATGAGGCGGGTGGGCATCGGCGAGATCGCCGGTGTGGTCTCGCAGGCGCGCGACCTGTACGCCGACGACCCCGCCGCGATCGAATTGCTCGACGCATACGATCGGCGGCTGAACGAGCCCCTGCGCCTCGCGGTCGCCGGCGTCGTCAAGGCGGGGAAATCCACCCTGCTCAACGCCCTCATCGGCGAGCAGGTGGCGCCGACGGATGCGGGGGAATGCACGAAGCTGGTGGTCTGGTACCGGTACTCCCTCACTCCGCGGGTGACGGTGCATCTGGCCGATGGGCGCACCGAGCGGCTGCCGGTGCGCCGCAGCGACGGCGCCCTGGAACTGGACCTGGGCTCGATCGACATCGACGAGGTCGGCTGGATCGACGTCGCCTGGCCGTCGGAGCACCTGCGCACCACGGTGCTGATCGACACCCCGGGCATCGCGTCACTGTCGGCGGCGACGTCGCTGCGCACGACCCGGTTCCTCACCCCCGACCACCGGCCATCCGACGCCGACGCGATCATCTATCTGCTGCGCCACATCCACGCCTCCGACGTGGCGTTCCTGGAGTCCTTCCGCGACACCGTGGCCGGCTCGTCCCACACCGTGAACGCGGTGGGGCTGCTCTCCCGCGCCGACGAGATCGGATCGGGCCGCATCGACTCGCTCATCTCGGCAGCTCGTATCGCCGAGCGCTACCGCCGCGACGGGGAACTGCGTGCCCTGACCCTCGGGGTGATCCCGGTGGCGGGCCTGCTGGCCGAGGGAGCTCGGACACTGCGGGAGAGCGAGTTCATCGCGTTCCGCGCGCTCGCCGCCCTCACCCGCGAGCAGCGGGAGCGATTGTTCGTATCCGTCGACCGCTTCACCCGCGCCTCCGCCGATACCGACCTGAGCGTGTCGGTGCGCCAGCGTCTGCTGGCCCGGTTCGGCTTGTTCGGGGTGCGCCTCGGGGTCGCTCTGGTGCGCGGCGGTGCGCACACCTCGTCGGAGCTGGCCGAGCGGATGATCGCGCAGAGCGGCCTGATCGACGTGCAGCGGTTCGTCGCCGACCAGTTCCGCTCCCGGGTCGCCGCTCTCAAGGCCCGCACCGTGCTGGACGGGGTCACGGACCTGCTGCGCGAGAAGCCGCGGGCCGGCGCCACCGGTGTGCGCATCGCGATCGAGCGGGTGTCGCTCACGGCACACGACCTGCGCGAACTCGCGCTGCTGGCCCAGCTGCGCACGTCGGTGTCGGCGCTGCAGCCGGAGGACGAAGCCGAGGCGGAGCGGATCGTGGGCGGGGCGGGGGACTCGGCCTCCGCACGCTTGGGGCTGTCCGACCTGGCGACGAAGGCCGACGTGCGGGAGGCGACAGCGCAGCGGCTGGCGCACTGGCGGATGCTGGAGCAGTCGCCGCTGAACGACCGCACGACGACGCAGACGTGCCGGGTGGTCGCGCGCAGCCTCGAGGCGATCGCTTCAGAGGTCGGCGCCGCTCACCCCGGGGGCAGCGGTTCGGACATCATGCCGTCGCGCTGA
- a CDS encoding IniB N-terminal domain-containing protein, with protein MSITVATVADALIEFILSLLRDPEAVEEFEADPAAALGSRGLSQVRAEDVCAVAPVIAERPAVVVAADPNPDPPSPSVNPVVREIQNIVNNLTIDDRDTIVDQSVNQNIWAAGDVTQTFDNEAVVGSGDGSIAAGDDVDIDQTEDNSTNVNAGENVNMGNDTTTTVTAGSNNQQTDTSTTTDSSTATTTTGSGNDSSTTTTAESSYNDSATTYQETAVDTESTTVYESTDTVIDETGSDDF; from the coding sequence ATGAGCATCACCGTCGCCACCGTCGCCGACGCGTTGATCGAATTCATCCTGAGCCTGTTGCGCGACCCGGAAGCCGTCGAGGAGTTCGAAGCCGACCCGGCTGCGGCGCTGGGCAGTCGCGGGCTGTCGCAGGTGCGGGCGGAAGATGTCTGCGCCGTGGCCCCCGTCATCGCCGAACGCCCGGCGGTCGTCGTCGCCGCCGACCCCAACCCGGACCCGCCGAGCCCGTCGGTGAACCCGGTGGTGCGCGAGATCCAGAACATCGTCAACAACCTCACCATCGACGACCGCGACACCATCGTGGACCAATCGGTCAACCAGAACATCTGGGCCGCGGGGGATGTGACCCAGACCTTCGACAACGAGGCCGTCGTGGGTTCGGGAGACGGATCGATCGCCGCGGGCGACGATGTGGACATCGACCAGACCGAGGACAACTCGACCAACGTCAACGCCGGCGAGAACGTCAACATGGGCAACGACACCACGACGACGGTGACCGCGGGGTCGAACAACCAGCAGACCGACACGTCGACGACCACCGACAGCTCGACCGCCACGACCACGACAGGCTCCGGCAACGATTCGTCGACCACCACGACGGCGGAAAGCTCGTACAACGACTCCGCCACGACCTACCAGGAGACCGCGGTCGACACCGAGTCCACGACCGTATACGAATCGACCGACACCGTCATCGACGAGACCGGGAGCGACGATTTCTGA
- a CDS encoding LuxR C-terminal-related transcriptional regulator: MSLASISSPPLSVIRAEPATERPALWSRLAHSHIAALTTDDAPARAVVTGAAGSGKSSVLRHVRRALQARGRAITRVTDAADLSAAQPDDVLLVDDAHRLDAEALEAVLHRLDDPACEVVVACRPWPRSAPLQLLVRRLQQERPTIVLDRLSAHDVAAWLAAHQRALPPGRVEALLTLCGGVPWLVVEALHLDDEVALADEQESLRAVSDALSAIIAHRLRTIDPEVRDGVELICLLEGAPTGWPEDPADTVVAAAHAEGLLLMDGTPAPVVREAVQATVSPDRLLHLLSLAPEHTVADTVAARVREPRLADRLLRRADSLIDEQPERALALFALAADAGADAATAALGRARAAWALGSLDAVGVELDRAAQAGTPAPAEATDLAAALWSARGLTERSHAIHRAHPPTAPRTAAASVAVAFAVGDGEAARESAMPTPQRVPSTLDVASELLVAGLQSTLDGDGSAGLGDLVRAAEMHTASGSAEAVPELPAVIAATAALQLGEPDVAATVLADAVRGGHGGAWAHDRLQLWSAWVAMQRERPHEAEAARARVRAAVRELSTRDRIVSDAVAVGVARRFGDAAALATAWRGARESLLRVRFDLFILLPLTELTVTAARLGEGDRIADHFDRAVALTDHLGSPALWSTALYWAGVQRGILSNDPESLKPHARRLLSAAARSRTAATMAQAGRVWTDVLAGRVDPDAVESAASQLASIGLAWDGARLAGHGAGRTDDRRVAARLLACARQLHPREDTAAEPTTDEGAAATGPALSAREQDVAQLVLQGKTYAEIGAAIFISPRTAEHHIARIRQRLGATSRSDLLDKLRGGLAAPGDSPSPLPPGAVP, encoded by the coding sequence ATGTCATTGGCTTCTATTTCGTCCCCGCCGCTCTCGGTGATCCGTGCCGAGCCGGCCACGGAAAGACCGGCCCTGTGGTCCCGCCTCGCGCACAGTCACATCGCGGCGCTGACGACGGACGACGCCCCGGCCCGGGCCGTCGTCACTGGCGCCGCCGGCTCCGGAAAGTCCAGCGTGCTACGCCACGTGCGCCGCGCCCTGCAGGCGCGGGGGCGCGCCATCACCCGCGTCACCGATGCGGCTGATCTCAGCGCGGCGCAGCCGGACGACGTGCTCCTCGTCGACGACGCGCACCGCCTCGATGCCGAGGCACTCGAGGCAGTGCTGCACCGCCTGGACGATCCCGCCTGCGAGGTGGTCGTCGCCTGCCGGCCGTGGCCGCGCAGCGCTCCCCTGCAGCTCCTGGTGCGCCGGCTGCAGCAGGAGCGGCCGACGATCGTGCTGGACCGGCTCTCCGCGCACGATGTCGCCGCGTGGCTCGCCGCCCACCAGCGCGCCCTTCCGCCCGGGCGCGTGGAGGCCCTGCTGACGCTGTGCGGCGGCGTGCCGTGGCTCGTTGTCGAGGCCCTGCATCTTGACGACGAAGTCGCCCTCGCCGACGAGCAGGAGAGCCTGCGCGCGGTCTCCGACGCCCTGTCGGCGATCATCGCCCACCGGCTGCGCACGATCGATCCCGAGGTGCGCGATGGGGTCGAGCTGATCTGCTTGCTGGAAGGTGCGCCCACCGGGTGGCCGGAGGATCCGGCCGACACCGTCGTGGCCGCCGCGCACGCGGAGGGGCTGCTGCTGATGGACGGGACGCCGGCACCGGTTGTGCGCGAAGCGGTGCAGGCCACGGTCTCACCGGACCGGCTGCTGCATCTGCTCTCGCTCGCCCCTGAGCACACCGTCGCCGACACGGTCGCCGCACGCGTGCGGGAGCCTCGGCTGGCCGATCGGCTGCTGCGACGGGCCGACTCCCTCATCGACGAGCAGCCCGAGCGCGCGCTGGCGCTGTTCGCGCTGGCCGCCGACGCCGGGGCGGATGCCGCGACAGCCGCGCTCGGGCGGGCACGCGCCGCGTGGGCGCTGGGCAGCCTGGACGCCGTCGGCGTCGAACTGGATCGCGCGGCGCAGGCCGGCACCCCGGCCCCCGCCGAGGCGACCGACCTCGCCGCAGCCCTGTGGTCGGCACGCGGGCTCACCGAGCGCAGCCACGCCATCCACCGCGCACACCCGCCCACCGCGCCGCGCACCGCCGCGGCATCGGTCGCGGTGGCCTTCGCCGTCGGCGACGGTGAAGCCGCACGCGAAAGCGCGATGCCGACGCCGCAGCGGGTCCCCTCCACGCTCGACGTGGCATCCGAGCTGCTCGTGGCGGGCCTGCAGTCCACCCTCGACGGCGACGGCTCCGCGGGGCTGGGCGATCTCGTCCGCGCCGCCGAGATGCACACCGCGTCGGGGTCGGCCGAAGCCGTACCCGAGTTGCCGGCGGTGATCGCGGCCACCGCGGCGCTCCAGCTCGGCGAACCGGATGTGGCTGCCACGGTGCTCGCCGACGCCGTCCGCGGCGGACACGGCGGGGCGTGGGCCCACGACAGGCTGCAGTTGTGGAGCGCATGGGTGGCGATGCAGCGGGAGCGCCCGCACGAGGCGGAGGCCGCCCGCGCGCGGGTGCGGGCAGCGGTGCGGGAGTTGTCCACCCGCGACCGGATCGTGTCGGATGCCGTGGCGGTGGGGGTGGCCCGGCGGTTCGGCGACGCCGCGGCACTGGCCACCGCATGGCGCGGCGCGCGCGAGTCGCTGCTGCGCGTCCGGTTCGATCTGTTCATCCTGCTGCCGCTGACCGAGCTCACCGTCACCGCCGCACGACTGGGTGAGGGCGACCGCATCGCGGATCATTTCGACCGCGCGGTGGCGCTGACCGACCATCTCGGATCCCCCGCCCTGTGGAGCACCGCCCTGTACTGGGCTGGCGTGCAGCGCGGCATCCTCTCCAACGATCCCGAGTCGCTCAAACCCCATGCCCGCAGGCTGCTGTCGGCGGCCGCGCGCAGCCGCACGGCCGCGACCATGGCACAGGCCGGGCGGGTGTGGACGGATGTGCTGGCCGGTCGCGTCGATCCGGACGCGGTCGAGTCTGCCGCCTCACAGCTCGCCTCGATCGGTCTCGCCTGGGACGGGGCACGCCTGGCCGGCCACGGCGCGGGGCGCACCGATGACCGCCGGGTGGCGGCCCGGCTGCTGGCCTGCGCGCGGCAGCTGCACCCCCGCGAAGACACCGCCGCCGAGCCGACGACCGACGAGGGCGCTGCCGCGACCGGGCCGGCGCTGAGCGCGCGCGAGCAGGATGTCGCCCAGCTCGTGCTGCAGGGCAAGACCTACGCCGAGATCGGCGCGGCGATCTTCATCTCGCCCCGCACCGCCGAGCACCACATCGCCCGCATCCGCCAACGGCTGGGCGCCACGTCGCGCTCGGACCTGCTCGACAAGCTGCGCGGCGGGCTGGCAGCCCCCGGCGACAGCCCATCCCCCCTGCCCCCGGGGGCGGTCCCCTAG
- a CDS encoding Hsp70 family protein, which produces MGSNGEISTTPFALGRHADSVPSSAFALSGELLWGDAAERRGLTAPDRLIREFKRRVGDDVPIVAGDQSFTAEQLFARMVAWVVDTIREREGHSPDAVAVTVPVTWGGYRTDLIAGALARAGLGEVAIVSEPEAAARRYEMINPLEPGHALAVYDLGGGTFDAVILRKDADDTLVPAGEPTGIRDLGGADFDDAVLRHTLGVAGFSAAALAVDRGARMGVAVLRRECVDAKEALSFDSDASIPVLLGERETTVRLTRDEFEAMIEEAIDRTAETLADALESAAVPADRVDAILLTGGSSRIPRIAQRLSARFDLPIATDADPKAIIALGAAGALAAQRLAAAPRAVAEFDDAPALPDGAAGDAADATAAAAPPRSWFRRIGAGALSGTGVVALAATMITLSASALGGAPVDTALGDDDAQRASAMLPWAWDGAQPQALPTSDPEAAPLVTAPAPPATEDAPGPSERRAPGRATPREPATANPAAPRSAARPGSADASAEPGRPTPAPNPAAPVVAPDPSPEPEPTTEPDPEPEPEPDPEPEPDPEPEPEPTTDPEPEPEPTDPAPETSDPTPESPTPADPGPLSEPSPPEYTV; this is translated from the coding sequence GTGGGATCGAATGGGGAGATCTCGACGACTCCGTTCGCTCTCGGACGTCACGCCGACAGCGTCCCGAGTTCCGCCTTCGCACTCTCGGGCGAGCTCCTGTGGGGGGATGCCGCCGAGCGCCGGGGCCTCACCGCGCCGGACCGTCTGATCCGGGAGTTCAAGCGTCGGGTGGGCGATGATGTGCCGATCGTCGCGGGAGACCAGAGCTTCACCGCCGAGCAGCTGTTCGCCCGGATGGTGGCGTGGGTGGTGGACACGATCCGCGAGCGCGAGGGCCACTCCCCCGATGCCGTCGCGGTCACGGTGCCGGTCACCTGGGGCGGCTACCGCACCGACCTGATTGCCGGGGCGCTGGCGCGAGCCGGACTCGGGGAAGTCGCCATCGTCAGCGAGCCAGAGGCCGCGGCCCGCCGCTACGAGATGATCAACCCGCTGGAACCGGGGCATGCCCTCGCCGTCTACGACCTCGGCGGCGGCACGTTCGATGCCGTCATCCTCCGTAAGGACGCCGACGACACCCTGGTGCCGGCCGGGGAGCCCACCGGCATCCGCGATCTCGGCGGTGCCGACTTCGATGACGCGGTGCTGCGTCACACGCTCGGTGTGGCGGGCTTTTCCGCCGCAGCCCTCGCCGTCGATCGCGGCGCGCGGATGGGCGTGGCGGTGCTGCGACGCGAATGCGTGGATGCCAAGGAGGCACTGTCCTTCGACAGCGATGCGTCTATCCCGGTGCTGCTGGGAGAGCGCGAGACCACGGTGCGCCTCACCCGCGACGAGTTCGAGGCGATGATCGAAGAGGCGATCGACCGCACCGCGGAGACGCTGGCCGACGCGCTCGAATCGGCCGCTGTTCCCGCCGATCGCGTCGATGCGATCCTGCTCACCGGCGGATCCTCCCGCATCCCGCGCATCGCGCAGCGGCTGTCCGCGCGATTCGACCTGCCCATCGCCACGGATGCCGACCCGAAGGCGATCATCGCCCTGGGCGCGGCCGGCGCTCTCGCCGCACAGCGTCTGGCGGCGGCACCGCGCGCCGTGGCCGAGTTCGACGATGCGCCCGCGCTGCCGGACGGGGCCGCCGGCGACGCCGCGGATGCCACCGCTGCCGCAGCACCGCCACGATCCTGGTTCCGTCGCATCGGTGCCGGAGCACTCTCGGGCACCGGCGTGGTCGCGCTCGCGGCGACGATGATCACCCTGAGCGCATCAGCGCTGGGCGGAGCGCCGGTCGACACCGCACTGGGCGACGACGACGCTCAGCGCGCCTCGGCGATGCTGCCGTGGGCGTGGGACGGCGCGCAGCCGCAGGCCCTGCCGACCTCCGATCCGGAGGCCGCCCCGCTGGTGACGGCTCCGGCGCCGCCCGCGACCGAAGACGCCCCTGGTCCGTCCGAGCGGCGCGCCCCCGGCAGGGCGACACCACGCGAACCTGCCACCGCGAACCCGGCTGCGCCGCGCAGCGCGGCGCGCCCCGGCTCGGCCGACGCGTCCGCCGAGCCGGGCAGGCCCACCCCCGCGCCGAACCCGGCGGCGCCTGTCGTCGCCCCCGACCCCTCTCCCGAGCCGGAACCGACGACGGAGCCGGATCCCGAACCTGAGCCCGAGCCCGACCCCGAGCCCGAGCCTGACCCCGAGCCCGAACCGGAGCCCACGACCGATCCGGAACCGGAACCGGAGCCCACCGACCCCGCCCCCGAGACGTCGGACCCCACACCCGAATCACCGACCCCCGCGGACCCCGGCCCGCTGTCCGAGCCGAGTCCGCCCGAGTACACCGTCTGA
- the groES gene encoding co-chaperone GroES, whose translation MSVSIKPLEDRIVIKQVEAEQTTASGLVIPDTAKEKPQEGEVVAVGPGRIDDNGNRIPLDIAVGDRVIYSKYGGTEVKFGGDELLVLSARDVLAVVVR comes from the coding sequence GTGTCGGTTTCCATCAAGCCGCTCGAGGACCGCATCGTCATCAAGCAGGTCGAGGCCGAGCAGACCACCGCCAGCGGGCTGGTCATTCCCGACACTGCGAAGGAGAAGCCCCAGGAGGGCGAGGTCGTCGCAGTGGGCCCCGGTCGCATCGACGACAACGGCAACCGCATCCCGCTGGATATCGCCGTGGGCGACCGCGTGATCTACAGCAAGTACGGCGGGACCGAGGTCAAGTTCGGTGGCGACGAGCTGCTGGTGCTCTCGGCGCGCGACGTGCTGGCGGTCGTCGTCCGCTGA
- the rarD gene encoding EamA family transporter RarD codes for MTAAAADPARERMLGGVYAFIAYFLWGFMPLYFLLLAPTGPWEVVSWRVLLSLVFCLLLLSVTRSWPKILAIIRRPRLLLWTAVAGALIYVNWQVFLIATLTGHVLESSLGYFINPIVTVLLGVLVLRERLRVTQWVAIGIAVAAVLVIVVGYGTFPWIALTLAASFGVYGLVKKQLGPAVDAISGLTLESFWLMPVAIVQLAVVAATTGITMGSAGPGHAVLLCLAGVITATPLLFFAAGARRAQLTVMGLLQFVAPVLQFAIGVWLGEDMPPERWVGFALVWVALILLTVDSLRHARRVRGVDDLSAIT; via the coding sequence ATGACGGCTGCTGCTGCTGACCCCGCTCGCGAACGGATGCTCGGCGGCGTCTACGCGTTCATCGCGTATTTCCTGTGGGGCTTCATGCCTCTGTACTTCCTGCTGCTGGCCCCCACCGGGCCGTGGGAGGTCGTCTCGTGGCGGGTGCTGCTGTCGCTGGTGTTCTGCCTGCTGCTGCTGAGCGTGACGCGCTCCTGGCCGAAGATCCTGGCGATCATCCGCCGCCCGCGGCTGCTGCTGTGGACCGCGGTGGCCGGCGCCCTCATCTACGTCAACTGGCAGGTCTTCCTCATCGCCACGCTCACCGGCCACGTGCTGGAATCGAGCCTCGGCTACTTCATCAACCCGATCGTCACGGTGCTGCTGGGCGTGCTGGTGCTGCGCGAGCGGCTGCGCGTCACGCAGTGGGTGGCCATCGGCATCGCGGTGGCCGCAGTCCTCGTCATCGTCGTGGGCTACGGCACGTTCCCCTGGATCGCGCTCACGCTGGCCGCCTCGTTCGGTGTCTACGGCCTGGTGAAGAAGCAGCTCGGCCCTGCGGTGGATGCCATCAGCGGACTGACGCTGGAGTCGTTCTGGCTGATGCCGGTCGCGATCGTGCAGCTGGCGGTCGTTGCGGCTACGACCGGGATCACGATGGGCTCGGCGGGGCCGGGGCACGCGGTGCTGCTGTGCCTGGCCGGCGTGATCACCGCCACGCCGCTGCTGTTCTTCGCCGCCGGCGCGCGCCGCGCGCAGCTGACCGTGATGGGGCTGCTGCAGTTCGTCGCGCCGGTGCTGCAGTTCGCGATCGGGGTGTGGCTGGGCGAGGACATGCCGCCGGAGCGCTGGGTCGGGTTCGCGCTGGTGTGGGTGGCGCTGATCCTGCTGACGGTTGATTCGCTCCGTCACGCCCGCCGCGTTCGCGGCGTCGACGACCTCAGTGCGATCACCTGA
- a CDS encoding ABC transporter substrate-binding protein encodes MSVFTRSRGAKVLGAVAVAGVSVIILAGCTSGGGEPEETAGGEAAGFEFPIDCDAAAPAAYTPEYSSSSTGPGTDLTYTIGTALPVTGNLAFLGPPEISATEYAAAEINAANKGVQINLVQGDSGDTDNKAYETEIPRLLGEGATAIVGAASSGTSLQFIDSVIAADAIQFSPANTSAAFTGYEDNGLYWRTAPSDVLQGEVLGNLIAADGNETLGMIVLNDSYGTGLACFTKESFEAAGGEVVATSLYNTGDTTFSTQVEDVLAAGADAIALITFEEVTTMIPELVADFPADKLYFVDGNLSNFGDEFEAGTLAGAKGTYPAVDPAATDEFRTALEAFWVEQGNAPLKDFTYAPESYDAVVLLALGALEAGSTAGPDVAAHLQQVSGGTGEGTKCTTFAECADIIVAGEVADYDGVSGPVTFNEVGDPTEATIGVFQFDDENNYSFLNIG; translated from the coding sequence ATGAGCGTCTTCACACGTTCGCGCGGCGCCAAGGTCCTCGGCGCAGTCGCCGTGGCCGGAGTCAGCGTGATCATCCTTGCCGGCTGTACCAGCGGCGGGGGCGAGCCTGAAGAGACAGCAGGCGGCGAAGCCGCAGGTTTCGAGTTTCCGATCGACTGCGATGCAGCGGCTCCAGCGGCGTACACGCCGGAGTACTCCTCGTCTTCGACCGGGCCCGGCACCGACCTGACGTACACGATCGGCACGGCCCTTCCCGTCACCGGGAACCTGGCGTTCCTCGGCCCGCCGGAGATCTCGGCCACCGAGTACGCCGCCGCAGAGATCAACGCCGCCAACAAGGGTGTGCAGATCAACCTCGTGCAGGGCGACTCGGGCGACACCGACAACAAGGCATACGAGACGGAGATCCCGCGTCTGCTGGGTGAGGGCGCCACGGCCATCGTCGGCGCGGCATCCTCTGGCACGTCGCTGCAGTTCATCGACTCCGTCATCGCCGCCGACGCGATCCAGTTCTCGCCCGCGAACACCTCGGCTGCCTTCACCGGCTACGAGGACAACGGCCTGTACTGGCGCACCGCTCCCTCCGACGTCCTGCAGGGCGAGGTCCTGGGCAACCTGATCGCTGCCGACGGCAACGAGACGCTGGGCATGATCGTGCTCAACGACTCGTACGGCACCGGCCTGGCGTGCTTCACGAAGGAGTCGTTCGAGGCTGCCGGCGGTGAGGTCGTCGCGACCTCGCTGTACAACACCGGTGACACCACCTTCTCGACGCAGGTCGAGGACGTGCTGGCAGCCGGCGCCGACGCGATCGCGCTCATCACGTTCGAAGAGGTCACCACGATGATCCCCGAGTTGGTCGCGGACTTCCCGGCCGACAAGCTCTACTTCGTCGACGGCAACCTGTCGAACTTCGGTGATGAGTTCGAGGCGGGCACGCTGGCAGGCGCCAAGGGCACCTACCCGGCGGTCGACCCGGCCGCGACGGACGAGTTCCGCACCGCCCTCGAGGCGTTCTGGGTCGAGCAGGGCAATGCCCCGCTGAAGGACTTCACCTACGCGCCCGAGTCCTACGACGCAGTCGTGCTGCTGGCACTGGGTGCGCTGGAGGCCGGCTCGACGGCGGGCCCGGATGTGGCAGCCCACCTGCAGCAGGTGTCGGGTGGCACGGGTGAGGGCACGAAGTGCACGACGTTCGCCGAGTGCGCCGACATCATCGTCGCGGGTGAGGTCGCCGATTACGACGGCGTCTCCGGCCCGGTCACCTTCAACGAGGTGGGCGACCCGACCGAGGCGACCATCGGCGTCTTCCAGTTCGACGACGAGAACAACTACAGCTTCCTCAACATCGGCTGA
- a CDS encoding ABC transporter ATP-binding protein — MSVNVVELDNVVAGYLPGVNILNGANLTAAKGELIGIIGPNGAGKSTMLKAIFGQVKVREGAVLLNGEDITGLRANKLVAKGVGFVPQTSNVFPSLTIAENLQMGAYQRPKAFDERVGFVTSIFPDLAKRLNQRAGSLSGGERQMVAMGRALMMDPHVLLLDEPSAGLSPARQDEAFIRVSEINKAGVTTIMVEQNARRCLQICDRGYVLDQGRDAYTGTGRELLNDPKVIGLYLGTLGA, encoded by the coding sequence GTGAGCGTGAACGTCGTCGAGCTCGACAACGTCGTCGCCGGCTACCTGCCCGGAGTGAACATCCTCAACGGCGCGAACCTGACCGCCGCCAAGGGCGAGCTGATCGGCATCATCGGGCCCAACGGTGCCGGCAAGTCGACCATGCTCAAGGCCATCTTCGGCCAGGTGAAGGTGCGCGAGGGCGCGGTGCTGCTCAACGGCGAGGACATCACCGGTCTGCGCGCCAACAAGCTCGTCGCCAAGGGCGTGGGCTTCGTGCCGCAGACCAGCAACGTCTTTCCCAGCCTCACGATCGCCGAGAACCTGCAGATGGGCGCCTACCAGCGTCCGAAGGCGTTCGACGAGCGGGTCGGATTCGTCACCTCGATCTTCCCCGACCTCGCCAAGCGCCTCAATCAACGCGCCGGATCGCTCTCCGGCGGCGAGCGGCAGATGGTCGCGATGGGCCGTGCGCTCATGATGGACCCCCACGTGCTGCTGCTGGACGAGCCGTCGGCGGGGCTGTCCCCCGCCCGGCAGGACGAGGCGTTCATCCGGGTGTCGGAGATCAACAAGGCGGGCGTGACGACGATCATGGTCGAGCAGAACGCGCGCCGCTGCCTGCAGATCTGCGACCGCGGCTACGTGCTCGACCAGGGCCGCGACGCGTACACCGGCACCGGACGCGAACTGCTGAACGACCCGAAGGTCATCGGCCTGTACCTGGGCACCCTCGGCGCCTGA
- a CDS encoding ABC transporter ATP-binding protein has protein sequence MKPGVAKKDPILIADNVRRVFGGLTAVDVEHVEIPRNAITALIGPNGAGKTTLFNLLTGFDKPNEGTWSFDGTALAGIPAFKAARMGQVRTFQLTKALALLTVLENMKLGAPQQTGERLWAGLLPFIWRKQESRIEEKARGLLKQFKLDTKEDDYAAGLSGGQRKLLEMARALMSDPSLVMLDEPMAGVNPALTESLLEHILDLKDLGMTVLFVEHDMHMVRHIADWVIVMAEGKIVAEGPPDVVMREPAVIDAYLGAHQDVDLGVVTGRHEGTLTTEALALVETAHELSEVIEAELEHPTDREEDAK, from the coding sequence ATGAAGCCGGGAGTGGCGAAGAAGGACCCGATCCTCATCGCCGACAACGTCCGGCGCGTGTTCGGCGGGCTCACAGCAGTGGATGTCGAGCACGTGGAGATCCCCCGCAACGCGATCACGGCGCTGATCGGCCCGAACGGTGCCGGCAAGACCACGCTGTTCAACCTGCTCACCGGCTTCGACAAGCCCAACGAGGGAACCTGGTCGTTCGACGGCACCGCGCTTGCCGGCATCCCCGCGTTCAAAGCGGCGCGGATGGGTCAGGTGCGCACATTCCAGCTGACCAAGGCCCTGGCCCTGCTCACGGTGCTCGAGAACATGAAACTGGGCGCCCCGCAGCAGACCGGCGAGCGACTGTGGGCGGGGCTCCTCCCCTTCATCTGGCGCAAGCAGGAGTCGCGCATCGAGGAGAAGGCGCGCGGGCTGCTCAAGCAGTTCAAGCTCGACACGAAAGAGGACGACTACGCCGCCGGGCTGTCCGGTGGTCAGCGCAAACTGCTCGAGATGGCGCGTGCCCTCATGAGCGACCCATCGCTGGTCATGCTCGACGAGCCGATGGCCGGGGTCAATCCGGCCCTCACCGAGTCGCTCCTCGAGCACATCCTCGATCTCAAGGACCTCGGGATGACCGTGCTGTTCGTGGAGCACGACATGCACATGGTGCGTCACATCGCCGATTGGGTGATCGTGATGGCCGAGGGCAAGATCGTCGCCGAGGGCCCGCCCGATGTGGTCATGCGGGAGCCTGCGGTGATCGACGCCTACCTCGGTGCGCACCAGGATGTGGACCTGGGCGTCGTGACGGGGCGCCACGAAGGCACGCTCACGACCGAGGCCCTCGCGCTCGTGGAGACCGCGCACGAGCTGAGCGAGGTCATCGAGGCCGAGCTCGAGCATCCGACCGATCGAGAAGAGGACGCCAAGTGA